One Lytechinus pictus isolate F3 Inbred chromosome 11, Lp3.0, whole genome shotgun sequence genomic window, aatgcgtgaagtgttcgTCCCAATAGGAATAATTGAAATGTATATGATGatgtaaaatatcataattaatttgCCTTTGAAGCAAAAAAGACGCGGGTTtcacattttccttttttctagcAAAGTATTTATGTTGCAGGTCATCTCGGAAATTCTCAggtatattcatttttcattcaaaatcgaatCGCAAATCAGTGTCAGCCATTTTCTCTTGATAGACTCGGTCGAACTCTTCATTCTCGCTCACCGTGAATCGTTTCTTCCAGCTTGCGACTACACCTATAATgggatttaaaaatgaaaaaaaaagtttgattgAGATGTGATCGGGATATCAGGCGGAcagtctgaaaaaaaatcttggtcGGAATTAGGCTCCGTTGCCGGGGTACGTGTTTGTTAAAAAGGGGGATCATGGTTCTCTGGTCGAAATGTTCCCAATTGTGTTCTTTATATATTAATTGGATACTGCTGATTATGAACATATCTAATGAGAATAATGAAAGAAGtgaacataaaacaaaattgagaagAATATTATCAAAAATAGAACACTACTATTCTTTAAGAAACAGTCTTCTACAACGGGGCCCTAAATATTGAAATAGTGGTATGTTAAGCAAAAATTACCACTGGCATTTTAGGGTCAACAGTACTGTAGTACAGAGACATGGATTATTTTCCAAAACTTTTGCCTTGTTGAAAAGTAGCATTACACAAATTTCCAATTCCCTTTCCTGCCTCTCACTCTCGCTTCATTCAGCCCTCTTTCTACATATCTTTCTTCACTGACTATATAGGCCGATATGTTTTCattctaaattacagggatttaaaataaatctagaTGGAATTAGAGACAAATCGAATTCTGGATTTATTGTTTAATCCTATACAGATTCCTTTCTAAAGGATTTCAATTCAAATCCCTCGAGATTTCCAACTATTTTTTTAGGATTCAAAATACGAATTCGATTGGGCCCTAATTACAGGACATCTGGATATTtttaaaagggatggtccaggctgaaagtatatatatctaaatgaatagagtaaaattcatagagcaaaatgctgaaaatgtgatcaaaatcggataaaatataacaaagttattgaattttaaagtttatccatattttgtgaaaacagttatatgcacatcgtcatgaatattcattaggtgggctgatgatgtcacatctcaaCTTTCCTTTtacttatgttattacatgaaatcatgtttcattttgtaatacatgtgtaaatgatgtgtctccattatatgattaaaggacaagtccacctcaacaaaacgtggatttgaataaaaagagaaaaatccaaaaagcataacactgaaaatttcatcaaaatcggatgtgtaacaagaaagttatgacattttaaagttttgcttaattaaaaaaaacagttatatgcacatcctggttggtatgcacatgaggaaactgatgacgtcatccactcactatttcttttgtattttattacatgaaatatgaaatattctaattttctcctcatttttaagtgaaacaatgattaattcctctccgaacatgtggaattagtattgtttaataatatatggttcagtcaagttggtcctaattgccaaatctttaaaaaatgaaatattgtataattcaaacaataaaaacaaaagaaatagtgagtgagggtcatcatcgactgtctcatttgcatgtcactgaattgtgcatatcactgtattgtgaaaataagcgaaactttaaaatgtcataactttcttattttacatccgattttgatgaaattttcagcattatgctaatatgatttttctctatttattcacatcaacttttttctggggtggacttgacctttaaatatgttgcggcaataaataactagtgcacttaaaggggaatgaaacctttggaataagtaggcttgtgtcgaaacagaaaaatcaaagaaacagataaacgaaagtttgagaaaaatcggacaaacaatgagaaagttatgagcatttgaatattgcaatcactaatgctatggagatcctcctattggcgatgcgacaaggatgtgtgatgtcacatgtgaacaactttccctttgatggactataaaatacccccaaaaagtctcttttgctttttcttatggtgatacaaactctttttctatgatgtattctttaaaaatctgtattacatgccctcctatagaaagaacatgATCtcctgatagatgtgataaaagaggcaattaaagtgaaatatatactaaagtataTGGGGaggttgttcacaagtgacatcacacatctttgttgcattgccaatgggagggtctccatagcattagtgatcgcaatattcaaatgctcataaccttctcattatttgtccgatttttctcaaactttcgttgatctgtttgtttgatttttctgttttcatacaagctatcttgttctaaatgttacattttcctttaatagttgtcaatccaattgttttagttcttggtagaaaaaatttgaataaacctaatttcctataataaaatacaaaagaacaagtggggatatgacatcatcagcccacctaattaatattcataaagacatgcctagaactgtttcaccggaataatgcaatctttaaaattcaataactttgttatttgttatccgattttcatcaaattttcagcattttgctttgtgaattttactctatttattgagatataaatatttccagcctggaccatccgtTTAAATTCTTGCAATTATTACCAGTAAACATTACAATTTTAGCTACCTTTGTTCATGTATGATTGCTTTCCTAAAGCTTTGACGAGGTCCCCCTTGCCCTCTTCTTCCACTTTATCATAACTCTTCTTCATTCCTTTGAAAGAGCTGTGCTCAACAATCTTCTCTAAAGTTTCTTCCGATAGAGGGCGCTCAAGGAACCTGGAAATGGTGAGTACGGCTTCCCTGGGGTCCTGtagtataaataaaataattatcagaATTAAAGAGAAGTATTATTTGTGCTATATAGCTTAACCACCTAGAAAATTAAAACGTGTCATATAAAAAGGGTGacttattttcaacaaagtATTGACAAGCTCATGAATGGCGATCGACTTATATGGCGTGAAATGAGCGCGGGgttggaggagggggggggggggtggggcccATAAGGTTGCTTTAAATCTCTTCCCAATGCCTAGTACTGCTATTTACTATACCTAGTTACACATCATCAACCGAGTTAAAAGCAAATAACGATCTTTCTTATGAGTTAACCCAAATAGTGATAtgagaaaacaaaatagtgGGAGGGGCGCAATTTTTAAAAGTCGCGAGGATTTTAAAATGGatattttgtaatataatatttgaagaaaatcgcatatttcacccctttcactttcattttttttttcttgatcgtAGATTCTTTTCAAACTTTTGTCCAGTCActcaattaattatttatttaattattattgctattatcaatattgtcctttcttttattggggggggggggggcggtggggtcAGTACCGTATGGCACACCACAATAATTCCAACATAagttaatcataaataaatgcaATAGTAGGTAATCTTATAGGCTTGCAATTGGTTTCTTAATATTCAGACTGTTCCCATGCATGGCTTTTATTTTGGGCGCGAAGCCATCTTGGTACTTCGGAAATAATTGCCAATGTTTATTCaaagatgaataaatattgGTCTTTTAAATGGTATCTGATAAAAGAGAcctatcataataattattgccCTGGGAATCGAGGGTGCTGGGGGTACTGAAGCACCCCAAGATTTACCTCGAGGGTGCTGCTCATGTTATTCACCCTGGAAATCTGGTAGATATGCTGAACAGCTGAACGGTATAACCAAAATCAACTTCATTTTGTAATGAACACCTtaattttttgcttgcttgcttgtccaatttttcttgGTCCAAAACCATCTTTATTCTTAGCGAAAGtcccttttttgcttgtcaaatctaAACCAGCAGCACTCCCTGTTAGAAAAAAATCGTTCACAGGGCCCGGAGACCTAGATCATCTCTCATTACTTTTCtatatcatattttgaaatatgattttgacaGTTTTTTTCTAATGTTTAGCCGTTTGTTGTCCTCCAAACCGTTGGGGGTTTATTTGCTCTTATTGAATAAACAATTGCCCAATATTATTGCTCACATTTTCCGAACTTGGggatatataaatttatttcacaaaatttgtaatgtttaACCATAAACAAATCGTCGCCAAACCATTAATTTATGAGGCTTATCTTATAtgctatcatttcatttttttcaaagtttgtcGAACAAACATAATTAGTGGACATTTTCAGggaaaatttattataaatataataaactGTTAGAAATAGTTTTACCCAGGATCAATTTGACCATAAGGTGTGTTGGGATTGTTTAacaatattatatattatatgtattttcCTTTCTTCACAAAAATTAATAAGTCTATTTACCCGTGGTCTCGATTGCATTTGGGTATTTAATTGGCAAAAAGAGTGtttatataaagaaaaatgtttattccaATGACGTATTGAATGAATGGAtagtatatttttaatcatgaacTGTTAAACATGaagaacttgaaaaaaaaatattctatagGCCTACCCTTTTCATGTCTTCATATTTGACGAAGAGTCTGTTTTCTTGATGACGTAGATTCCAAGATGTTTTCACGTGATCAAACCATGAGCCATAATTTCTTGCTATATAACAAAGATATTTgacagaaaaatatttttattttagaaaattaAATGAGTATAGCAtaccaaaataataatgtaaaatatacCTTAGAAAAATATTACTGTTTGCGACGGAAGCCatgattgtttgtttgtttcttttgtaaGGATTACACTAGTAATTCTTATGGTCCCTTAATTTCTTTTTGGAAATCTCTTAATAATtcatattggggggggggggtattaaaAGAGAATCTCATTTTCAAGTTGTTCTTatttatctcattattttgtatttagaCTTGggttttctttataaaaaaaatcaatcatctgaaataattattttgcgttaataatttgtttttattcaagaCCCTTCAAGAGTGCATTGCCCTCCAAAAAAGTACAAATTCGATAGGAAAGACTTCGAGCAGTAAGTTGGGGCGGGGATGTTTTGCAACTAACAATATGAATTGTGAAgtctcattattttttatataagaaTGTTGgaatgaaattgattgttttgatttgatagaataaaaataaaacagtatGGGGGGTTTGCCTATAGGGAGgatgtgggtgggtgtgtgttaTTTTTACTTCCGTCCATGAATTCCTTGAGGGCGCCCTGCCACCTGATGAAATCGCCCATCTCAGTATTTCCGACGAATCGATCGAGGGAAGTAATCACATCTTTGGGGTTCCGAGCAACGTAGATCACCTGGAATTTGAATAATCAGAATGTGATGGGATGAGGGGTGGGATCATACGAATCTtattaagaaattaaaaagacaGACTGATTAAAGGTCAAAGTGAtaggtttatttttttatgaatatcaCAGGGTAAGAGACTTGCATGAGCATGATGGGGATGAAGTCATGCAAGAAAACTATTATCATCCTCACGACACTAGGGCCAATTCTATACAGCACCGGGGTTATTCAAATCTATTTGAATAATCAATGTACATTTTGTGGCATCTATGTTTCGCAGTTTTGCGAATGAAATCTCAATCACGAAAGTTAATCAAATTGGAAGATGGAAAAGAGGAGGTGATATCCCTGGCGATGGCAGTCTCCTAGCTGCgttcattaaattttgttaatgttcctttttttattattaaaatgtgaagtatatgcccacatcatttttttttctaattatgtattatgtttatattgtatacattatgaattattttgtatattacaaacaatgtaaatatttttgataatgtattgtgaatgcataaataaaaataaaacaaacaaaacaaactttGAGCCAttaaggtccggggttcaatcTCACCGCATGCAGCACTCGCGTCCTCTTGTCAAGGCGTTTAATCTGCATTATCTACGGCAAGGCGTTAATCTCGGGGttaatctacatttgccactctccacccacgCAGGTGTAGTAAATTGGTACCCGGTAAAGGAAGGAATTTCTTGAAGAAATAGAAGGAAGGAATTTCTTGAAGAAatagaaggaagaagaaaagaagaaagagaagaagaagaagaaggagaagaagaagaggaaaaagaagaagaaggaggatgCAAAGGATACAAAGACGGGTAGAAAGGTACGTGGACATACAAACCGCAAATATTATTTCCCCGGTTTTAGCTCGATCTGTACTTCACTAGAAGCGCTCTATACATTCAAGAAATAAGGAAGgcgaagaaaaagaaagaagaggaggaggatagAAAGACTACTAACGAAAAGGTGATCCTATACCTTCGCTTTCTTACTATCAATTCCAGGTGGAAGGTATCTAACGGGCAGATGAGACTGTACGATGCGAGGAGAGGGCGCCTTCTCTATGATCTTATAGAATGGGAGATGTCGGGTCTTTCCCTCATCATAAGAATCTTTTTGGAAGTAGATCATCTCGATGTTCCCTTGCGTGGTCGTACGGTCGATCGTCTCTGgattaccatggtttaatatcaGATGAACGATCTCCGATGCCCAGTGCGTTCCTGCATGTGCGATGTTAAGGAcataaaaatcaaggatttcttTGTCATGTTTATACTGAATGTTAACCGGGTCCAGCGGACGTGTCCATATAGTCTTGATACTTAAATTCACatgcaagaaaatatatatgcatatcATGATAGGGACCAGCCCTACAATGATGATGAACATGAAACCGATAATGGAGCCTGGGGTGATGGAgatggcgatgatggtgatgatattttCGGCAGCGAgggagatgatgatgacgacggcACCGTCGACGAAAATGACGATGATTAATTAGGcctatgacaatgatgatggtagtaGCCGCGGTGTATGATGTGGGTGATATGAGAGTAAAttaggtgatgatgatgatgctggtggtggtgttgacgaggatcatgatgatgatgctggtggtggtgttgacgacgatgatgatgacgagggtcatggtggttatgatgatgctggtggtgttgatgaggaggaggatgatgatgattagggtggtggtgatgaggcCCTGTGGTTATGTGATGGTGATCGATGGAGATGATGCTGCTGGTGTTGACGAGGAGGATGAtgagggtggtggtggtgatgaggcCCGGTGGTTATGTGATGGTGATCGATGGAGATGATGCTGCTGGTGTTGACGAGGAGGATGAtgagggtggtggtggtgatgaggtCCGGTGGTTATGTGATGGTGATCGATGgagatggtgttgatgatggtggtgccgcataggcggatccaggggggccgaggggcccgggcGGCCgggcccccacccccccccccccctattggcggagcaaaaaaaagagggaaaaaaaaggaaaggaagaaaaaaaaggagggaaaagagaggagaaaaaagaaaagaaggaagacgagtgaatagaataagatgaggggaagactttgaaaataaaaagaagcttcgcgctcgcactgcacgttaggtgattttcatgtcttgttcaatatgtagtgtataaatatcaagtttggaagtctatattcaaaacatatttcatctcggaaatcgaactttcattattttgtgtgatttacaaattgattttagaaagt contains:
- the LOC129270868 gene encoding sulfotransferase 1B1-like, which translates into the protein MDMDLSSYSADDWVEHSVHGSVYHDGIKFSALVVPSSIEAMKTFDVRNDDIWINTYSKSGTHWASEIVHLILNHGNPETIDRTTTQGNIEMIYFQKDSYDEGKTRHLPFYKIIEKAPSPRIVQSHLPVRYLPPGIDSKKAKVIYVARNPKDVITSLDRFVGNTEMGDFIRWQGALKEFMDGTRNYGSWFDHVKTSWNLRHQENRLFVKYEDMKRDPREAVLTISRFLERPLSEETLEKIVEHSSFKGMKKSYDKVEEEGKGDLVKALGKQSYMNKGVVASWKKRFTVSENEEFDRVYQEKMADTDLRFDFE